Within Rhododendron vialii isolate Sample 1 chromosome 12a, ASM3025357v1, the genomic segment GTATCACAAGCTCCTACCAACATGCCCCGGAAAATCCTGGAAATCACCTTTGGAATTGGTTTATACATAGTCCAGAAAACGAAAAACCCTGATACGAAAGAATCAAAGAATGATTGTGTTTctatctaaaaacaaaaaacaaaaaacaaaggaatgaTACAAAAGACCCTGATACGAAAGAATGATCGTGTTTCtatctaaaaaagaaaaagaaaaaacaaaagaatgatATTGCTAGTCCAATAATATAACCTCGTATGTATCTGAAAATCCTAATGACAACTAAAAGTCCTGAAAAGAAGGAAGGCTCGTataaaagaatcaaaactaGGATATGACACATCTAGTTTTACATCTTTTCTAACtgaaaattgttgaaaaataaagaaaaaacgTATATACATGTAAATTCTCCACATATCAATCCCTCCGAGGAGTTTTCGGCTTTGACCTCATCATACTGGCTCTCCTTGCTACATCCCAAGCCTTTTGAGGGGCAAAAACACCAGCTTTTTCAGCGAAAAAGGATTCATAACCCGGCGAATCAAAAGCAAAACCTGTGTGCTTGGATGTCTCCCTAGGCAGCCGTGCAACTGCAAAGCTCCTCTGCTCCTCTGGCGTGAGCTGATTGCCAATCCCCAGCAACCCTGCACTGCTCATATCAGGCTCGTGTCTGTGCATTTCTTGAATGATCTGGTAATCGTATGGGAAGAACCATCTCTGAATGCTGAAGCCAAATAACAAATAAAGAAGATTAACTTTGACAAAGATGTACAAAGTATGGCTCTGTTTGGAATTGGATTGCATTCGTTCAATGAACATAGAACAAATGCAAAatgataacaaaacaaaatgaaacccACATTGGTAGTCCTATCCATTTTAGCTTTCAACTTCTCTATTTTCTTTCCCCTTTCCTTAAATGCTGCCTTAGGATCTCCCAAAATGCAAGTCTTTCAACTCTTAAGTCTCTAACCCTCAGGAGTACTTACGAATATAGACAAAGTGGAATCACAAGGGTGAAACTTAAAGTAAATACTTTCCAATTTATATCTGAGAGCATTATTTTTGTTCCGCTAACAAGTAAAGTATCTCTAAAAGGAATCAATATTatgggactaaattgagatatAGTGTGCAAAGCTACCAATGTACAATATTTCCCACACCGTTATGCCCTTGCCCATTTATGGTAACTAGAGATTACTTCAAGAAGGCAAGTCCGAGATCTTATTCTTACCCTTGATATAAGAAATCGCCAAGAAGTGCAACAATGGGAACAAGAAGAAGCATGACGTAGAAATAAACCGTGCTGATCAAGACGTAGAAGACAGAATAGATACCCTGCATTGAATGTAGAGGATAACAAAGTGAGGTTTTGAACTAAGGGCTCGTTGGATTACATTATTTGATAAGACTATTTGGTAACTCTTGAGTTTCTTAAACAAAACCAACAAGCAATTGGCAGTCAAACGAGTTTACTTACTCCTAGTTTTGCATATTGCTTATTGCTTACTAAATACTACTGGTAACTAGTAAGCAAATAAGTAATGAGAATCAAACCGGCCCTAATTCAACAAGTGGTTGGCACAAAAAAGATGAAGACTTACCTTGGGAGTGTAAACACCTGAATATACAAGGATAAACATAAGCCACGCCAAAATGCTGCCTCCAATACTTATGTGATGCCACCTTGTAATTGTGTCACACATCAAAAGAATGCGCAAATTAACAGTTACTACTATACAGTTGAAGGCCATCGTGCTGACATCCCAGAGACCAAACATCTTGCCAGATGAATCGACACTGTTAGAACTTGAAGTGGCCACAAAAGTATACACAACTAGCGATTGGTAAAATGAAAACAAAGCCAAGGTCACCACAACTCTCTTTTTGAAGTAGGTATTTCTTATTCCCTCTTTGTACAACTCAGGGTACTTTCTGGAAAGAGATGCATTGACATCCTGCCAAAGACATAATTGAGCATTTAGTGCTGATTTACACCAACATTTGATGCATAAATACGCAAAACAAAACAGTGGGCAAAAATACTCTTACTTGGTCTGCATAAATTAGGATTTCCAGAATAAGAACACTTAACCAAAtgaacaacacaatctctaacAATAAATTGTATCCTTATTCTTGACACAAATTACAGAATAAATCTAAACTAAAGCAGAACTAATGCTAAATAAAGCAAAATTTAAGGAAGTATTGGACTGGAAAGAACCAAAATAAATTACAGAAATATCGTAACCCTTTTATATTAGAtcatatatatagaaaaatgGAATGCAGTACCTTCTCAAAAAGTCCAACCATAATCACAGGTAGGGCTGTGAAAATGACGTTATATAAAGATTGAAACCAATCATCATAAAATCTTTGCCCAGAAAATCCCGTATGAAAGGTGTACCAAAATTGAGTCAATGTGAATGTAAGATTCTTGTAGAAGAAGTATGTAACAACCTGCAGTAAAGAATTTTCAACCattgaaaacaataaaattcCAGGCAGAGAATGAGAATAAATAcaagcaaaatggtacaaaagtAGAACCTTGCATATTCTGAGGTATGACCATCGTCCATGCACAAGAAGTAAATCCGTAAGAAAGCGGAACTGAGCAATTGCAAAATCACTGGCCATTACTGCTTGCATTCCTTCTAGACCACTTATTCCAACACCAACATGAGCAGCTTGAATCATACTGACGTCATTAGCACCATCACCAATACTTAGTGTTATTTTTCGTGCAACTTTCTTGACAAGGCTTGTGACCTGGAAACAGTATCAAGTGTTTCAGATTTCAACCCAACATACATAAAGCTCTAGCCAGTCAACTAATTAACAAATTCAAATGATAGTAGGTAATAAAGTCAAGTAAAGGGCTTCTAAGGAAAACCCCAAAATGCTTGAGATGTTTCCATTGACTTCGCTCAAGTTTGGCATACGCCAAACATATAAGATGACAATTCAAAATCCTGTTTGGAGTAGGCCAAAAAACCAGGACATTAAACCTCAGAagttttccaaaatcaaatataaataGCATGTGGAGTCATGGACCCAGTCCAAtctactttttcaatttccttAGCAGCTCTCCTAGTCTAAGACGTAATTGATTTCAAAAGGTTTCAATCAGCAATTGAAAAACTTGTTATATACTGAAGTACCCGTGGTTTATGAGTATTAAGCCTCCACGAAACCAAACTCCCACCTTGGTTAGGAACAACAAATACATTGTCATTTCACTAAATAAAGCATTTGTAAACATAGACCAAgtgatcaaaattttaaaaattgtttcTCGTCACCATTAATAGTAGGGCCATCATTGGTGTGGCAGTAACTATAACGTGTTCattttttgctttgaaaaaCAAGCAGAAATTCAGGGTTTTAAATAAAGGCCATCACATATCGTCGGCTGTTCCATAACGGAATTTCGGACCACCGATACCGTTATTTACTTACATATAGCCCGATATGGCCCAGTATATGGCCATATCACTGATACCATTGCATTttccgataccgcgatttaaaacccTGAAGCAGATCAAAAGTTTCTGCTTTGCAACATCATGGATAAGCTTAAACACAGAGTATACCCCAAACAACATATACGAGATCCTAAAGTCCCACGATAATTTAAATgtcaccaaaaaaataatagcataaattttaaaaaggcACAATAAGGAAGCTTACTTGTGCTTTCTGCAAAGGAGAAACTCGACAGCAAACGACTGAACTACAATTCAAGCACAGATTTAGTAGCATTACTCGTAAACTCGGGTCTAGTGCATACATCAAACACTTCCCATCTATCACAAGTGCCAATTTTGGACCAGATGAAGTCTGAAAATAGTTCTGTGCTTCCTCGTGGCACTTCTTTAGCTGATTTTTCACTGCTTCCCTCATATGGCGTGCAATCTCAACTTGGTCTCCCTGGCCATAGAATGTAAAGCAACTTTCAAACTAATACACACTCTAAACCtctacaaattttttaatttcctttcaATCAAACCCCATAAATTAACTCCTTACCCTTCTTTCAAGTTCTCGAATATCATCAGTTTCTGAACTAATAATGAACTGTTTCATGTCATTATTGATCAACTTGCATGCTGAGGCAAAGGAAAGGGAGAGTTTATTCAAGTTTTTGCAGATACAAAAGAGGAAACACAACATCAAGTAGGAAATATacggaaaagaaaattgattcaAAAACTCTTCTAACTACTAACCATAAGCTATATTAATGGCTGTTTCCATTTTGTCCCCTGTTAGAACCCAAATCTTGATTCCAGCTCTAGAAAGAGTCTCTATACAGGAAGGTACCCCTTCTTGAAGTTTGTCTTCTATAGCCGTGCACCCAATCAAAACAAGATCCTTCTCTATGAGTTCTGCAACCTGCACAAGTGTATGTGTGGTTTAAGGTAGTGATCACTATTTATTTTCCTGATGAGCAATTAACTATCAACGAGGATTGACATCTTTCTATCCTTCTATTTCTGAGATAGCAACTAACACCAGTAAACCAGATCATACAATTACGATAACAAACCCATTAATTCATGATATTTGAATTAACATATGAAGCTGCAACCAGAAATTCCTAGAAAATCTGGTAAACTTTACAGCACATTATCAAAAAGTTCAACTAGATTGGAATCCCTGTGCaacaaaagtagtaaaaaaatgaGTCTGGTTTGTGAAAAGCAATTAGTAGGAAGTAAAGACTCATCTGCATAAGATACATCTTCCCGCATAAGATAAACCAGTAAACGAATGAATCATCTTATCGAGATGAGGAAGCGTAGCAGCAGCCTGTAAAGCCCTGGAACTTGGCATATTTGTAATTTGACCTAGATTTGAATTGAGTTAATACAAAATTCagataaaaaattcaactaacCCATCTTCGTCGCCACATCCCACAAAACCAATTATTTTTATTACTAGTAGGGGTGATTTCGGTTTGATTCGGGGTGAAATTTCCGAAGACCGATTCGATTCAGTCCAAATATTTCTAGGACCGATCCCGACCGGAGTTGAGTTCGGTTCCGGGTGGGATCGGTCCAGTCAGGGATTTCGGTCCACCtgaaatataaaatttccatttaattttaagtgtatatatgtaaaatatatataaaaatacatatttatataaatattatattatttttaatgtaaaatatataGTCATTCCGTTCGGTCCGGCGAAAAATCCAAGAAACCGAGACCGAAacgattttggttcggttcggttcggaaAAATTCCACCATCACCCCGACCAAAAACCGAACCGATCGGTCGGATTTTTCGGGGGGTTTCGGTCCATCAGTTTTTTAACACCCCTATTTATTAGCACAGTTGCAACAAGAAAATACAGACCTCAAAGTCAAACTCAAACAGATACTAAGTTCCTCACCCTAGTTTTTATCCTAAAACGAGAAGGTGAACTGGAAGCCCGAAAGTGCGCGATGTCACTCAACTAATAACAGCAACAAAGATTGTCGCACTTGCAAGGTCTACACGGACACTACATGtatctctcattttttaaagGCATAGTTGTCAGCCCGTTTCCGTCATATTTAAGCTCCCTCAGGCAATCTCATGAATCATGATAAGCTTACATCTAAGAAGGCATGGATACCAACATGGACATGTTTTTAGACAAGGACACtgtaattctaaaaaaaattgggacatGGACACGGTGAGCAGACAACAGAAAATACGTATGCATATATTGTATCAAATTGTCGTCATTCATATCACTAATATTCCAATTCGTAATTCTTTCCCTTTATTGTTGAATATTAGGACTTAAAGGAGGAGGTTGAATTTTGTTTATTTGCATGTTTTACCTTTATATTTTAAACATCATAATTTACCTATAAGCTTAAGTTTTCCAAATTTTATTGACCGACCTTGTCCCCAATGTGTCTCCTGCTTAAAATTAACTAAGTTAATAGGAGCCAACATGCCCATACGTGTCCAAGCCTGTCCCCAATGTCCGACTTGACATGTCAACAGTTAGGCATGTCGGTGCCTTATAGGCTTACATTTTGACtccaaaattttcctttctGACAAGATCTcccctcttcttttctttcacaaTAATTTCAGCACTCcgcaaatgagagagaaagtcaGAGGAAAAGTATTATTTTactcaaaatcaaaactctaGAATAACACTACCAGAATGATAATATGTACCAAGGACATTTCGAACATCCTATATTATgacattctttttaaaataacaaATAGGAATCTTACTGCAGATTCACAACGCAAAATTCAACTTCCTTAGGTTATGATATGGTGGACCTCAAATCGTAATTGTACCTCCATAAGAGATATTTAAGAAATGAAGAACGTTCTTATGCATAGACCTTTCTTTTTCAATCACTTTCAACCTATGTCTTCTAGACCATATACTAAGGTCAAAGAATGAAAGTAAGAAACCAACATGAATTCGAGCTTTTTCCACCACCGTGCCATTTACTTTTAACGCCAATTATTCTTGAAGGCATTCAGAGTATTTCCACGATACTAGTAGTTAACCTGCTGACCAACAATTGATACTTTACcaaaactttgaaattttgCTATGTATGGGGAAAAACAGAATTAACATGGCCCAGTTAAACTCCGTGGCCCCGTGCACTAGAAGCCAAAGAAAATGGAAAGCTAAACAATCaacttgaagaaaaaagaagtcacACTGAAAATTAAAGGTTACTGAAAAAACAGACCTCAGACAAGAACTATATGTATACACGATAAAGTAAAtgccaaaattttcaaagagtGAAAAAGAATGGCTAGAAAATAAGTAAAGAAcacgccgataaaaaaaaaaagagtaaagaaCACCTTTTGTTTATAATACCTCGTCCAATTTCCTCTCACGGTCGCGAAGAGAGGATTTTGCCTGAATAAATTTCTCATTCCAATTTTCATAGGTGTCAGAACTAATTTCTCTATAGGCCAGGCAAAGGGTACGCAATCCCGCCGCTCCAAATTGTTCCAACTGTTCCCTGGTTGTTTTTCTAATATCATTGGTCCCATCGGCCAATCTTTCATATATCACAGTATCAGCACCCTGCAGAAGGCATGTTCTGTTCAAGTGTAATTTTACTTCATACCAAAATTTTCCATTCACcaaaaaaagacacaaaaccTATTACCTTACAGTACAGTATAAGCCTGCCATCCGGGTACCGGCAAACAACAGACTGCCTCTTTCTTGTACTGGATACTCATTAAAATTTACAGTCAAACATTAGCATCATCAGGCATGTAATAACAAATGATAAAACAAGCCAGAAGAACGTACCCACCTATTGAACTCAAGGACATTCAAGATTTCGTAAGGAACATCTTGGACCTTTCCCATCTTCTCAACATGTGATTCACGAACATAGATCAAAGTAGGCGTGCGCCTGagaaaaataaatcattagCTGCAAACCATGCAGACTCTTTCACTACTAGAAATTCTCTTAATGAAGAAAGAGATGACACTTTAGTACAATTTTCTGTAGTTCCCTACGTAACTAAATCAAACAAAACTGATGAGGATCCAAGTTTAACCACTCGGTTTACATCCCAAGTAATTCCACTCTACCATGTAATACTATTTGATATAAACAAAAGGGTATCATATCAAAATGGGAATGAAAACAACTTGATAGTTAAAGAGAGAATGTAACAAGCCTACAAGCaatagatatatacatataaagaCCTGTAAAAGAAGAAGCCAAAGTTCTTTGCTGCTGTAACCAAAGCAGCCTCATCTGGGGATGCAGCTTGATATCGAATTTTTTCTGGGGTCTCCTCACCTTCTGGCAGCACGGTATGGCATATAGCAAGGCATCTGAAGAATtcctataaacaaaataaaagcattCACCATGAATTGCAAATTGCCTGTATAATTCAACACCAATTTTCAGTCTGCCTGCCTGCTGTGGCATGAGCATGCCACAGATCAAGCATACATACAACAGCCACTTTGAACAGATTCTAGCAGCTGTAGAGCTATATTAACACATTTTCCACAACGTACTGACAAAAATTTGACTTACACAATAAATCGCCATAGAAGAGACAGCTACAAACTATAACTTAAAAATTAGAAACCAGTCGTTCCCATGAGGCATGAACTATTTAGTGTAAACTAGAATATTGGTTTGTGAATTATACTTCAAAGTATATACAAAACAATTTTACCAAGGTAaccaaagaaataaaaaaaaacacatacaatGCTTTGTTACATTAGCAAGCATGTCCGTGTCTTCTTAATAATAGAAAACACTCAGATGTCTTGTTTTATTAATATCAGCAACCATCCTATTCATATAATTTGTTGTCACATGCTCTAACGGTTTTCAATCGAAAACTAACTACTGACATAAACCATGCTCTACATGTGGAGAGTGTGTCATCAAAATTATAGGAAGTTCTACCACACTTCGTaacagaatggcaaataatcatATCTTAGTCATTAAACACATCTACCTTGCACATATCAGGATTGGGTTCATTCCTCCAGGCACCTCTCATAATCCTGGCATCATCAAAGTTGAAACCCTTTTCACGTACTACG encodes:
- the LOC131310137 gene encoding phospholipid-transporting ATPase 3 isoform X1, with protein sequence MNRWERLGEPSGSRLGGAPSRAPSRTVTLGGRGVQPQAPGHRTIHCNDREANLMVKFKGNSISTTKYNILTFVPKGLFEQFRRVANLYFLTISILSSTPVSPVSPITNVLPLSMVLFVSLVKEAWEDWKRFQNDKAINNSSVDMLQDQRWVSVPWKNLQVGDVVKVKQDGFFPADLLFLAGTNADGVCYVETANLDGETNLKIRKALEKTWDYVNPVKASEFKGEVQCEQPNNSLYTFTGNLIIENQTLPLSPNQLLLRGCSLRNTEYIIGAVIFSGHETKVMMNSMNVPSKRSTLERKLDRLIIALFGVLFCMCLIGAFGSGLFLKPKYFYLGLHGPDLSADMNPSNIFLVGLLNMFTLITLYSPIIPISLYVSVEMVKFIQSTQYINNDLHMYHFETNTPALARTSNLNEELGQVEYIFSDKTGTLTRNMMEFFKCSIGGEVYGTGVTEIEVGGAQRNGMKVDEARKSANVVREKGFNFDDARIMRGAWRNEPNPDMCKEFFRCLAICHTVLPEGEETPEKIRYQAASPDEAALVTAAKNFGFFFYRRTPTLIYVRESHVEKMGKVQDVPYEILNVLEFNSTRKRQSVVCRYPDGRLILYCKGADTVIYERLADGTNDIRKTTREQLEQFGAAGLRTLCLAYREISSDTYENWNEKFIQAKSSLRDRERKLDEVAELIEKDLVLIGCTAIEDKLQEGVPSCIETLSRAGIKIWVLTGDKMETAINIAYACKLINNDMKQFIISSETDDIRELERRGDQVEIARHMREAVKNQLKKCHEEAQNYFQTSSGPKLALVIDGKCLMYALDPSLRVMLLNLCLNCSSVVCCRVSPLQKAQVTSLVKKVARKITLSIGDGANDVSMIQAAHVGVGISGLEGMQAVMASDFAIAQFRFLTDLLLVHGRWSYLRICKVVTYFFYKNLTFTLTQFWYTFHTGFSGQRFYDDWFQSLYNVIFTALPVIMVGLFEKDVNASLSRKYPELYKEGIRNTYFKKRVVVTLALFSFYQSLVVYTFVATSSSNSVDSSGKMFGLWDVSTMAFNCIVVTVNLRILLMCDTITRWHHISIGGSILAWLMFILVYSGVYTPKGIYSVFYVLISTVYFYVMLLLVPIVALLGDFLYQGIQRWFFPYDYQIIQEMHRHEPDMSSAGLLGIGNQLTPEEQRSFAVARLPRETSKHTGFAFDSPGYESFFAEKAGVFAPQKAWDVARRASMMRSKPKTPRRD
- the LOC131310137 gene encoding phospholipid-transporting ATPase 3 isoform X2, whose translation is MIEKPISWSNSREILYRLRSTTFLLLYRRGCLNRRVANLYFLTISILSSTPVSPVSPITNVLPLSMVLFVSLVKEAWEDWKRFQNDKAINNSSVDMLQDQRWVSVPWKNLQVGDVVKVKQDGFFPADLLFLAGTNADGVCYVETANLDGETNLKIRKALEKTWDYVNPVKASEFKGEVQCEQPNNSLYTFTGNLIIENQTLPLSPNQLLLRGCSLRNTEYIIGAVIFSGHETKVMMNSMNVPSKRSTLERKLDRLIIALFGVLFCMCLIGAFGSGLFLKPKYFYLGLHGPDLSADMNPSNIFLVGLLNMFTLITLYSPIIPISLYVSVEMVKFIQSTQYINNDLHMYHFETNTPALARTSNLNEELGQVEYIFSDKTGTLTRNMMEFFKCSIGGEVYGTGVTEIEVGGAQRNGMKVDEARKSANVVREKGFNFDDARIMRGAWRNEPNPDMCKEFFRCLAICHTVLPEGEETPEKIRYQAASPDEAALVTAAKNFGFFFYRRTPTLIYVRESHVEKMGKVQDVPYEILNVLEFNSTRKRQSVVCRYPDGRLILYCKGADTVIYERLADGTNDIRKTTREQLEQFGAAGLRTLCLAYREISSDTYENWNEKFIQAKSSLRDRERKLDEVAELIEKDLVLIGCTAIEDKLQEGVPSCIETLSRAGIKIWVLTGDKMETAINIAYACKLINNDMKQFIISSETDDIRELERRGDQVEIARHMREAVKNQLKKCHEEAQNYFQTSSGPKLALVIDGKCLMYALDPSLRVMLLNLCLNCSSVVCCRVSPLQKAQVTSLVKKVARKITLSIGDGANDVSMIQAAHVGVGISGLEGMQAVMASDFAIAQFRFLTDLLLVHGRWSYLRICKVVTYFFYKNLTFTLTQFWYTFHTGFSGQRFYDDWFQSLYNVIFTALPVIMVGLFEKDVNASLSRKYPELYKEGIRNTYFKKRVVVTLALFSFYQSLVVYTFVATSSSNSVDSSGKMFGLWDVSTMAFNCIVVTVNLRILLMCDTITRWHHISIGGSILAWLMFILVYSGVYTPKGIYSVFYVLISTVYFYVMLLLVPIVALLGDFLYQGIQRWFFPYDYQIIQEMHRHEPDMSSAGLLGIGNQLTPEEQRSFAVARLPRETSKHTGFAFDSPGYESFFAEKAGVFAPQKAWDVARRASMMRSKPKTPRRD